The sequence below is a genomic window from Halomonas halophila.
TTAAGAGGGTTCATCAAGATCCCTTAGGCCCATATAGACCAAGGTCTCGGCACAATGTCGACAACGGTAGGCGCGCCCGGAGCGGGCCAGGTCATGGCGCCGCGCGGTGAAGGCGTGCTCGCGACAGCCGCAGCGGTAGCGATGCGGCGCGGGGCTCGCGCGGCCGGTGTCGAAGCGATGGGTGGTGCGGGGCGCGAGCCCGAACAGCCGGCGCATCACGGTGCGCCATTCATGGCCGTGAGGCTTGGCCTGGGGGCCGCCCTCGAGGTGATGCACCAGCCAGTGGGCCATCTCGTGGGGCACCACCTCGACCAGAAAAGCGTGGCGATTCTCGTCGAACAGCACCGGATTGAAGCGCAGTCCGCCGCGGCCGAAATGTGCCTGCCCCGCCGAGCGGCCGCGCAGGTCCAGCCACACGCCGGGCCGCGGCAGGGCCGGATGCACCTCGCGGCACAGCGCATAGGCGGCCTCGACCCGCTCGCGCAGTGCCGCCCGCCCGGCCTCGGCATCGAGGCCGGCCAGCCAGTGCGGGTCGGGGTCGGGCAGCGCGGGAGCGGTCATGGGATGCTAGAATGGCGCTCCGTTTAGATGGCGTAAAGCCCCGCCGACACCAGCGAGTGAGAGACATGTCAGACGACAAGCCACAGCCCCTGCCGCTCCTCGACGACGAGGCCCTGGACCGCCTGGACGACTTTCTCGAGTCGGACGGCGTCGACGCCGACGCCCTGGACCTGATCGGCGCCCACGGTTTCCTGGTCGCCCTCGCCGTCTCGCCCAGCGACGTGCCCCCGGCCACCTGGGTGGCGGAGCTCTTCCACGGCGAGCCGACCTTCGCCGACGACGCCGAACGCGAGGAGGTGCTGGGGCTGCTGGAGCAGCTGCGTGCCACCGCCATCGAGGTCCTGGAGGGCGGCGGCCTGCCCGAGCTGCCGTTCGATCTCGAGCTTGGCGGCGTGCCGCCCGAGGAGACGCCGATCGGCGACTGGTGCGCCGGCTTCATGGAAGGCGTGTTCCTCGACGAGCCGGCCTGGTTCGCCGAGGACGAGGAGACCGCCGCCACCCTGCTGCTGCCCTTCATGCTGCTCTCCGGGCTGTTCGGCGACGAGCCGGACATGGCCGAGCTGGCCAAGGACGGCGACCGCCTCGAGAGCCTGACCGCCCAGCTGCCCGAGCTGGTGCTGGATCTCTATCTCCACTTCCGAGTGCCGCCGGAAACGCCCAAGCCCAAGCCGCGCCGCAAGCAGCCCGCCGGCCAGAGCAAGGGCAAGGGCAAGGGAAAACCGAAGCGCAAGAAGTAAGCTGGAAGACCGCATGAGCCCGACGACCTCGGGGTCACGGGTTTTCTTCAAGCTTCCAGCTTCTGCCCGCGAAGCGGGCGTTCTTCCAGCTCCGGGCGACGCCTGGCTAGCGCAGCCGCGTCAGCCATCCATCCAGGGTGCCGTACAGCCACTCCTTGAGGCGCTGCAGCCGCGGCCGGCGCGCCCAGGCCTCGACGTGAATCTCGCGGCTGGCAGCGAAGTTGCGCTGGAACAGCTCGGCCACCTCACCGGCCAGCCGTGCGTCATCCACCTCCTGATTGGCCTCCAGGTTCCACTGCAGGCTCCAGTGATCGAAGTTGCACGACCCCAGGCTGACCCAGTCGTCGGCCAGGGTGAACTTGGCGTGGATGAACGACGGCTGGAACTCGAAGATACGCACCCCGGCGCGCAGCATCCGCCCGTAGAAGCGCTGGCCGGCGTAACGCACCCCGGGGTGGTCGTGGCTGGCCCCGGGCAGCAGCAGGCAGACCTCCACACCGCGGCGGGCGGCGCGCACCAGACGACGCCGCAGGCTCAGGGTCGGCACGAAATAGGGCGTGCAGATCCAGATGCGCCGCTGCGCCCCGCTCACCCGCCGCTGCAGCGAGTGGCGGATCGCCTGGTAGCGATAGCCCTGGCCCCAGACCACGCGTCCACGCATGCCGTGATAGCCCTCGCGAACGGGGCTGTCGCCGCCCAGGCCGTGTACCAGCGCCGGCGCGCCCGCGCCGCGGCTCAGCGGCGAGTCCCACAGGCTCGAGAACAGCCGCACCCAGTCCGCCACCACCGGCCCCCGGATGCGCAGGGCCACCTCGTACCAGGCCTCGAGAAACTCGTCGACCAGGCCGAAGCCGCCGGTGAAGGCCACCTCGCCGTCCACCACCACCAGCTTGCGATGGTCGCGGGTCAGGTTGCGGGCCAGCGAATGCCAGCCCAGGGGATTGAACCAGCGCAGCGCCACGCCGGCCGACTCGAGCCGCCGGCGATCCTCGGTGGCGAGCCCCATGGCGCCATAGCCGTCGAGCAGTAGCAGCACCGTCACGCCGCGCGCCGCGGCGCGGCTCAGCGACTCGATCACCGCACTGGCCAGGCGCCCGGACTCCATCAGGTAGAGCTCGACCAGCACCGAGTGGCGGGCGCCATCAACGGCCTCGAACATGGCCGGCAGGAAGCGCGACGCCTCGGGCAGCAACTCGAACCGATTCCCCTCTCGCCACATGCCGTGCATGACGCCTCCCTGGCCATGATGACAGGCGGCCATTGACGCACGTTTGCCGAGGCGGGAAAAGCCGGACCGCCAACGCCTGACCCGGTGCGGCCGGCATGCGTATACTGGCCGCACATGCGACCACACAGGCAATCGGATGGCCGACTCCCGCTGGCGCCCGCTGCGCCGACTGCTCCATGCCTGGGTGCGGGTGCGCCACCGCGAACCCGCCCCCGAGGCGCTGGGCCTCGATCCCGAGCTGCCGACCGTCTACGTGCTGCCCCGCCCGGCGCTCTCCGACCGCCTGCTGCTCGAATGCCTGACCGAGCGCGACGGCCTGCCGTCCGCGGCGGTGCGTCGGTCCAAGGGCGATGAGGCACCGCCTCCCCTGCTGGCCCTGCCCGACCCGCGCCGGCGGCAGCGAAAACCGACCCTCCTGCGGCACCTGATCGAGCGCGGCGAGGACGTGCAGCTGGTGCCGGTGAGCGTGTTCTGGGGTCGCGCCCCGGGCAAGCGCTTCGGCCTCTGGCCGCTGCTGGCCGCCGACGACTGGCGGCTCACCGGGCGGCTTCGGCGCCTGCTGGCGGTGCTGGTCAACGGCCGCGACCTGGAGGTGCACCTGGGCGCACCGCTGCGCCTCTCGGAGCTGGCTGACGGACGCGATCCGGCCCTCCTCGAGCGCAAGGCCGCCCGCCTGCTGCGCGTCCACTTCCGGCGCGTGCGCGAGCGGGTGCTCGGGCCGGACCTGTCCCACCGCCGCACCCTGATCGCCGGCGTGGTGGCGAGCCCCGAGGTCCAGGCCACCATCGACAAGCAGGCCGGCGGCGACGAGGCCCGTCGGGAGCGGCTGCGCCGCCGTGCGGGGCGCTACGGCCGCGAGATCGCCGCCAGCATGAGCTACCCGGCGCTGCGTTTCCTCGACGGCCTGCTCGGCCGGCTGTGGCACCGCCTCTACGACGGCATCGACCTGCGCGGCATCGAGCGCGTCAAGGCGCTGGCCGGGCACCACACCCTGGTCTACGTGCCCTGCCACCGCAGCCATATCGACTACCTGCTGCTGTCCTACGTGCTCTACGAACAGGGGCTGATGCCGCCGCACATCGCCGCCGGCCGCAACCTGGACATGCCCGTGATCGGCCCCCTGCTGCGCCGTGGCGGCGCCTTCTTCCTGCGCCGCAGCTTCCGCGGTCAGCCGCTCTACGCGCGGGTCTTCGACGAGTACCTGCACCGCCTGCTGTCCCGCGGCCACAGCCTCGAGTACTTCATCGAGGGCGGGCGCTCGCGCAGCGGCCGGCTGCTGGCGCCACGCCCGGGCATGCTGGCCATGACCCTGGGTTCCTTCCTGCGTCGCCCCGCCGCCGGCCGGCCGCTGTCGTTCGTGCCGGTCTACATCGGCTACGAGCGCATCCTCGAGGAGGCCAGCTACCGGCGCGAGCTGGCCGGCGGCGCCAAGCGCAAGGAGAGTCCGCTGGCGCTGCTCGGCGTGCTGGGCAGGCTGCGCGAGCCCTACGGCCGGGTCACGGTGAACGTCGGCGAGCCGCTGGACCTGGCGACCTTCCTGGACACCCATCAACCGGACTGGCGCGCGGCCATCGGCGAGCCCCGTCCGACCTGGCGCGCCTCGGCGGTGTCCCGGCTGGGCGAGACCCTGGCCCGGCGCATCAACGCCGCCGCCACCCTCAATCCGGTGAACCTGGTCGCCCTGGGGCTGCTGGCCACGCCGCACCGGGCCATCGAGGCCGAGCTGCTCGAACGCCAGCTCGCGCTGCTGGCCGAGCTCAAGCGCCCGCGCCCCGGCGACGAGGGCCACCCCCTGCCCCCCGGCAGCCCACGGGACTGGATCGATCACGCCCGCGCCCTGGGACTGCTCGACTATCGACCGCACCCGCTGGGCGACCTGGTGGCCGCCGACGACCACCAGGCGGGCCGCCTGGCCTGGTATCGCAACAACGTGCTGCACCTCTACGCACTGGCCGGCCTCGTCGCCTTCGCCTTTCGTCATCAGGCCCGCCATGGCCGCGACGCTCTGGCGGCGCTGCTGGCACCGGGCTGGCCGGTGCTGGAGCACGAGCTGTCGATCGAGGCGCCGGCCGACTTCGAGGCGGCGCTGGACGCCACCCTCGCCCAGCTCGCCGAGGCCGGGCTGCTGATCGAGGAAGGACAGGGATGGCGACGCGCCGAGGGGCTGGCCGAGGCCGAACAGCTGCGCATGCTGGGACGGCTGATCCGTCCGACGCTGGAGCGCGGCTACCTGCTGGTCGCTGCCCTGCTCGGCGAGGCGCCGGGCCACTTCGACCACGACGGCCTGGCGAGTCACGCCCGCCAGCTCGCCGAGCGCCTGGCACGGCTCACCGGGCGCGACGCCCCGGAATTCTTCGACGCAAGGCTGTTCGACGGCCTGCTGGAAAGCCTGGAACGCGAGGGCTGGCTGACGGTCCGCGACGACCGCCTGCACTATGAAGAGACTCTGCGCGAGGCCGCGCGGCGCAGCCGGACGCTGTTCGACCCGGCGCTGCGCCATCGGCTGGAGCGGATCGCCGCCCG
It includes:
- a CDS encoding SprT family zinc-dependent metalloprotease; translation: MTAPALPDPDPHWLAGLDAEAGRAALRERVEAAYALCREVHPALPRPGVWLDLRGRSAGQAHFGRGGLRFNPVLFDENRHAFLVEVVPHEMAHWLVHHLEGGPQAKPHGHEWRTVMRRLFGLAPRTTHRFDTGRASPAPHRYRCGCREHAFTARRHDLARSGRAYRCRHCAETLVYMGLRDLDEPS
- a CDS encoding YecA/YgfB family protein; protein product: MSDDKPQPLPLLDDEALDRLDDFLESDGVDADALDLIGAHGFLVALAVSPSDVPPATWVAELFHGEPTFADDAEREEVLGLLEQLRATAIEVLEGGGLPELPFDLELGGVPPEETPIGDWCAGFMEGVFLDEPAWFAEDEETAATLLLPFMLLSGLFGDEPDMAELAKDGDRLESLTAQLPELVLDLYLHFRVPPETPKPKPRRKQPAGQSKGKGKGKPKRKK
- a CDS encoding phospholipase D-like domain-containing protein gives rise to the protein MHGMWREGNRFELLPEASRFLPAMFEAVDGARHSVLVELYLMESGRLASAVIESLSRAAARGVTVLLLLDGYGAMGLATEDRRRLESAGVALRWFNPLGWHSLARNLTRDHRKLVVVDGEVAFTGGFGLVDEFLEAWYEVALRIRGPVVADWVRLFSSLWDSPLSRGAGAPALVHGLGGDSPVREGYHGMRGRVVWGQGYRYQAIRHSLQRRVSGAQRRIWICTPYFVPTLSLRRRLVRAARRGVEVCLLLPGASHDHPGVRYAGQRFYGRMLRAGVRIFEFQPSFIHAKFTLADDWVSLGSCNFDHWSLQWNLEANQEVDDARLAGEVAELFQRNFAASREIHVEAWARRPRLQRLKEWLYGTLDGWLTRLR
- the plsB gene encoding glycerol-3-phosphate 1-O-acyltransferase PlsB, whose amino-acid sequence is MADSRWRPLRRLLHAWVRVRHREPAPEALGLDPELPTVYVLPRPALSDRLLLECLTERDGLPSAAVRRSKGDEAPPPLLALPDPRRRQRKPTLLRHLIERGEDVQLVPVSVFWGRAPGKRFGLWPLLAADDWRLTGRLRRLLAVLVNGRDLEVHLGAPLRLSELADGRDPALLERKAARLLRVHFRRVRERVLGPDLSHRRTLIAGVVASPEVQATIDKQAGGDEARRERLRRRAGRYGREIAASMSYPALRFLDGLLGRLWHRLYDGIDLRGIERVKALAGHHTLVYVPCHRSHIDYLLLSYVLYEQGLMPPHIAAGRNLDMPVIGPLLRRGGAFFLRRSFRGQPLYARVFDEYLHRLLSRGHSLEYFIEGGRSRSGRLLAPRPGMLAMTLGSFLRRPAAGRPLSFVPVYIGYERILEEASYRRELAGGAKRKESPLALLGVLGRLREPYGRVTVNVGEPLDLATFLDTHQPDWRAAIGEPRPTWRASAVSRLGETLARRINAAATLNPVNLVALGLLATPHRAIEAELLERQLALLAELKRPRPGDEGHPLPPGSPRDWIDHARALGLLDYRPHPLGDLVAADDHQAGRLAWYRNNVLHLYALAGLVAFAFRHQARHGRDALAALLAPGWPVLEHELSIEAPADFEAALDATLAQLAEAGLLIEEGQGWRRAEGLAEAEQLRMLGRLIRPTLERGYLLVAALLGEAPGHFDHDGLASHARQLAERLARLTGRDAPEFFDARLFDGLLESLEREGWLTVRDDRLHYEETLREAARRSRTLFDPALRHRLERIAARRIAARGASGEHAATPGD